The sequence below is a genomic window from Rhinopithecus roxellana isolate Shanxi Qingling chromosome 19, ASM756505v1, whole genome shotgun sequence.
CCTCAAGAAATCCTTGCGACTTCCTTTTGCAGCAAACTGTGCGTGTGGAGAATGAGTTCTCCAGAAGAACCTggattacatttttcaaaaatggctTTCTTAGGAGTATGGCAGCTTGTTAGAGCTGAGAAGTCATCCCCTCCCATGTTGgggcagaaaaagaaagatggccAAATGAGGAACAGGAAAGGATTGGTACCTTGAGGGAAAAGTGGAGTGAGAGAAAGATAAAGTGATAATAGCAAAACAAAAGGAGAAGTTGGACTCCCATAAGTAATAGTCCTGTTATAGGAACCTAGGGTGTTTATTCCAGGGAATGTGAAATGATGTTATTCTCTAGTCCTGTCTGAATTATCCCTGGTACGGCTTCCTTCCTGTGCCTTGAGATATGTTTCTACCAATGTGGTCATCTCTATCTTTGGAATTAAAGGGGGCTGGCCGTGTTGGGGAGTTTGTGGCATCTCCTTTGGGGGAAGAAGGTCTGCATCCTTCAGGGTTCTCATCTAGGACACGTACTTATCAGCAGAGATATGGTGAGAATGATTGGGCCACTgggttaaaaaagaagaaagttctggGTGGAGTTCTGTGGACTCAGTTCAGGTTAACTGTTACTAGTGACCACACAGAGTCCTGGGTACAGGTTCAGAACCACTCCAGTGGGGCAGTTTTGTGGTAGAGGGACATTGAGTTGATTTAGCTTTCCTCGAAAAAGATTGGTTTTGTCCCTCTGTCTCAAGAACTTTTGATTTGAAGCTGGGTCTGGCTTCTCTTTTGAAAGATAGTAAAGGAGACATTGGGCAACAGCTTCCATCACAGGTATGTCTTCCATAACCTTGGAGGGCTGGCTTCCCTGTGCTCCCAAAAGACTGTGTTTCCTTTCCACGTTATCTCTAGTGAATTAATGAGAAAAGCTTGCAGTGTGAGCTTATGCCCCAACAATGCCTGAGAAAAATAATGGACTAGAAAATATACTGGTCTTTGAAAAGGCAGTGAAATATCTTTTTTGGCATCCTTAATCTGAGGAAGCACATTTTTGAATGCATTGTTGAAATCATTAACAGGTACTGAATGTTGGTAAATATTACAgtatatgtatttctaaaaatgtcTTCAATTTGTTCTTGTTGATTGGCACAGAAGTCTCCATTGCTCTCTtaattctcctcctcttctttcttctgtcttcttcttcttctcttcttcttcttcttcttcttctcttctattcttctttcttctctttttcttctttctatcttcttcttcttcttatttttggaCCAGTAAAGTGCGTATGGCTGTGTGCTTTCCCCTATGGAACTCCTATTGGTCTTCCGTAGCGCTGGTGCATCGGGCATTCTACCACTGCTATAAGTGAAGGTCCATGGAAGAACTCAAATTGAGATCAGTGACATCCAGGAAATCGATGTTGAAGATGCTGGGACTGCTGGTGCTGAGGGCGCTAAAGCCTGGTGTGGAACTTGGTGGAGTGAGGTCCAGCCACTCCATGGTTTCCCAAGGAGATTCAGTGAAGCTTAATGCAGTCCACTGCTGTCCACAGAAGAGGGTGAAAACTGTGTCTGCATCGGAGAGAGGGGGCCTGGCAAGATCTCATGTGCATTGAAGAGGTCTTCTGCAGCCTTCCCAGAGAATCCATCCATTATCCCATCAAAATGAGGTTCTTCGCTCCCAATTTTTAGAAGGGTGACATCACTCACCTTTCCTAGGGGGCTCTGGGAATTTACTAAGACTTCAAGATGCTCATCACTGTCGGTGGCATAGGGATCAAAGGGGATCTGGCTGCCTGAAGAGGCTTGTTCAAAGGAAGCTGAGGGCTTGGGGAGGACAGCAGTTGGACTTTGGGAAGATCTGGGTACCTTTGGGACTTTTTGAAGACATGAGTGATCCTCTCTGGCGTCTGCTGGCATTTCTGTGGGCAATACACGATGTGACTTGTTAAATCACTTCAAATTGAGAATGCCACGCAATATGAGTGAGTTACACTTAGATACAGAAGACGGCCACGCTTCCCTGGTCACCGCTCACCACCCAGTCTCATCTCTAAGCTGCTCTGTCAATCTCCAATCCATCATCCCTCTGGTTTTTCCCAAACCCTTTCCTGTTGGGAATTCCACTCTGTGATTCTTAAACTCTCTTCCCTGAAGGTTCCTGTGCCTACTCCTCTGACCTCTGGTAGTCCCTTGAGGACACTGAGTCCATCCCGACACCCTCAGTGAGGGCCTGAAGATGAGGGACCAGGTGCCACACCTGATTGCCACTTTCTGATTGCTACTCCCCTGCCTTCTGATGACAACTCAGCAGTTTTGGGTTTTGAGGGTGACACCAATGCCTCACCCCTAGCCTCCTAGTCACTCCTCCTCATTCACTGAAAACTCTACTTCCTACTCCATTGCCTTTTCCCCACTTCAGCCCTTCTCATTCTGTAACCTGAGCATCCTTGGAAATCACAGCATTCATGGTGGCCTCTCAGCTCCCGACTTGCTCTCAACTCCAGTGATTCCCTCTTTCCCACCCTGTCAGACACACCTTGGATTGTGTCATCTCCAAATACTGCATCCCTCTGAAAGCTCACTTTCAAGCTATGTTTTCTACTCTCTGTCCCTCCTCTCCAAACCCTCCAAGCCACTTATTAAGTACCTGGTAACAATAATTTCCCAACCATTTACAGTCACGCCAATCCATAGACTCTACTACGTTATCACTGTCCACCAGTCCCTCTGGTCTTCACTTCTTTCCTTGTCCAGGCTGTAGTTTTGGCAGAACCCCACCTCTGGATGAACCTGATCGTCTGCCTTCACTGAGCATGCTCTGGATCAGCAGAATATTgcaacagaaaaattaaacaactaaGCTGACTTGGTTTCACTTTAGATTTCTGATGTCAGACCTACCGCTGGCATTTAAGACTGCAAAACAACCCTGTTGTGTTTCTCCGGAAAACTCAATTCATTCATAATTAAGTCATAACTGCTCTTCTTCACCTGAATCTTCCAAACTCCTCTTCTATATCCTCATGCGTTTCTGGCCTTGCGACATATTTCATTAAAGATATACAagagcaggccaggtgcggtggctcatgcttgtaatcccagcactttgggaggccaaggtgggcggatcatgaggtcaggagatcgagaccatcctggccgacatggtgaaaccccatctctaataaatatacaaaaaattagctgggcatggtggcacacgcctgtagtcccaggtacttgggaggctgaggcaggagaattgcttgatcccaggaggcggaggttgcagtgagtcgagattgcaccactgcacttcagcctggtgacagagtgagattccgtctcaaaaaaaaaaaaaaatatatatatatatatatatattgtgtgtgtgtgtgtgtgtgtgtgtgtgtgtgtatgcatatgtatgtgtgtgtgtgtgtgtgtgtgtgtgtatatatatatatataaaaatacaggcATCTGATATGAACTCTTCTCATTTTTCCATCACAGaactcatatacacacatatgtttgtacccatctctttcttcttccctcttgttACAGTGGAGGAAAGGTCTGTTCACTTGCTTGTTGTCTGTCTCCCTTACCAGACTGTAAACTCTATAGAAATCAGGACTTCATCTGATGCAGCACTGAgactagcacaatgcctggctaccCCTTCTCTGAGTCCTTTGCTACCTCTGtctctgaaattttaaatgtttttggcgCAAAGATTCTTCCCTGAgttctcttctttgtttctgcACATCCTCCTCAGGTCATCTTATTCATTTGTGTGGTTTGAAATTCTAGGTACACACTCtgtaattttttaagtaaataaatgaacaaattaaaagaTGACAAAAAGCACATGTTGATGATGTTTTATTGCTAGCATGAATAACATTTAAGCCTGAATGAACCATCCAGTGGAAGGTTACTAATTGAATTTCACTTTGAGTTGGTGGCACAAAACGTTCATtatctgctttcttcttttctcataatTGAGAAGGCAGGCACATTGAGATTAGAACATAGAAAGAAGTAGTGCAGCAAGAGAAAACACTTAAGGAAACAAGGATTAGGCTGAGAcatgaaaactattaaaatgatTCTGAAAAATGCTCCTAGGACAAAGGCAGTGAGGAATCATCCACTATGCTTTCTTTTATCAGCTGTAAAAATGTGTGAGAAGCTCAAAGGAAATGACTCTCCCTGAGGACTGCCTGGTACATCCGACTCACAGTGTGCATCTGATCTTGCTACCGAGAGTTCATTCCTTAAGAGTTCACGCAGGCTCAGAATGTCCTAATGGACAGGGCACAGACAGTCTTACCTCCACTTTCAATAAGCACGTCCAGGAGTTCATCCATCTGCTGACTCCGGGTCATTTGCTATTACAGATTAACCAAAGGAGGACAGACAATTTAGAAGGTGGTTATCTCCGTAGCAAATCATTAGAAGCAGCACTGCAGGAGTTTGAACTAGGTTTGgttaaagatttttttgtttttttgttttttctaattgtggtaaaatacacataactttAAATTTACTATCaaccatttctaagtgtacagttAAGGGGAATTAGgtatattcacactgttgtgtgaccatcaccaccatctgtcTTCAGAATTCTTTTCATCCTGCAAGATTAAAACTGTGTACCTATTAAACCATAATTTCCCACGCCCCATCCtttagcccctggcaaccaccattttcctttctgcctttatgaatttgactattctaagtCCCTCATATGAGTGAATCAGACAGTGTTTGTTCTTTTGCAACTAGCTTATTTCTctaagcataatgtcctcaaggttgaTCTATGTTGtgacatgtgtcagaatttctttttttttaaagactgaataaaattccattgtatagatataacacatgttgtttatccattcatttgtcaatggacatttgggttgtccCAATCATGCTGCTATGACCATGGGTCTATTGCCTAATGGCTTTTTAACCATGTTTGTTTCAGCTTCAGTATTAATTTTATGCAGataaactgctgaatgaaacagTCTACTAcaacaggagaaaggaaaaagaaggcagaatgCTTCCTAGCACAGAGTACCTTAGAGTCAGTTCTATTGTTTGAGAGGTTTTCATCCCAGGAGCAGGACATCTTAGTATatagaaaatgtctttttagGCTGTTACTTTGAAATGACCTGAATCTACCTCTTGCTTGGTTTCTGCAATGTGGTCCAAGAACTTGGCTCATATTTTGTTGGTTCCTCATTGCAGTAGCTTGAGGAAGCTGTAGACACTTGTAGGGTATGTCCCCTCCTCTCTGGCTCATCTCAGTAGAGTCTTATTTCTGGACGTCCACTTTGCCTGGCCCTCTTTTTTTGAAACTGAAGAATCAGCTGATGTTTACAGAAACCAGGGGAGAGGAATGGGGAGAACAAAGGCATATATCCATCTCACTACTCTGAGAGCCCAGACTCAATAAACACAGGTATCAGTAATCAATATGGATGGGAGCACTGACCAAAAAATGAGTCATTTATCAGTTCAGAAGGTACCAGAAGCCTAAGTGTCTGGCAGGTAATTGAAATGAACTGAAtatagaataagaaaaagaggcagagagCAGAGCATAGTTGTGGCTCAAAGTAGCAGAAGAGCCTTGCTTTAGGCAATTGTCTCGCAGCAATGTGGCTCCTGGGTTGCCAGATCCTCTAactttttagaaatgagaaagccCACTTTGCATACCATCtcctgttatttaaaatattctttaagccAAACAAAACTGAACTGCAGACTGACTTTGATCTGTGGGATATCTGTATACAGCAACTGATGTAAATGTTCCTCTCTGGGTTAAGCATATATGAAGGGCTATCAAATACCTTATCCAAGCTCAGACTATTTGAAATAGGGGATcattaattgttttctgtttttct
It includes:
- the LOC115894926 gene encoding myocardin-like; the protein is MGVVIGDGLGDSLIQVCCCWPCNLSTSSFQNSGAHVAILQCFSPRSSSLHSPFSGAQADSSHGAGGNPCPKSPCVQQKMAGLHSSDKVGPKFSIPSPTFSKSSSAISEVTQPPSYEDAVKQQMTRSQQMDELLDVLIESGEMPADAREDHSCLQKVPKVPRSSQSPTAVLPKPSASFEQASSGSQIPFDPYATDSDEHLEVLVNSQSPLGKVSDVTLLKIGSEEPHFDGIMDGFSGKAAEDLFNAHEILPGPLSPMQTQFSPSSVDSSGLH